One Phaseolus vulgaris cultivar G19833 chromosome 11, P. vulgaris v2.0, whole genome shotgun sequence genomic window carries:
- the LOC137832910 gene encoding uncharacterized protein, which produces MIAGTVPVRWQPPNVRFRAESAVKRRGSVVVKAFGNGDGKGRDMGRVWREAWRTANDGFERFVFEARKTAERIDRRYALSRRLSSVASAAADRAREIDREFEIGQRYRTFSIDFQRNLPKYRKQLNDFLDSPIGKSFATLFFIWFALSGWLFRILVIATWVLPFAGPLLIGTLANSLVIKGSCPACKMQFAGYKNQVIRCTGCGNIVWQPKGGKGDFFSGGGGGGGGRTNPKSGPDIIDVDFEEK; this is translated from the exons ATGATAGCCGGTACTGTGCCTGTGCGGTGGCAACCACCCAACGTTAGGTTTAGGGCTGAGTCTGCGGTGAAGAGAAGAGGGAGTGTGGTGGTGAAAGCCTTCGGTAATGGAGATGGAAAAGGTAGAGACATGGGTAGGGTTTGGAGGGAGGCCTGGAGAACTGCCAACGACGGCTTTGAGCGCTTCGTCTTCGAAGCCAGGAAGACTGCCGAGCGCATCGACCGCCGCTACGCCCTGTCGCGCCGTCTCTCCTCCGTCGCCAGCGCCGCCGCCGACCGAGCCCGCGAGATTGATCGTGAGTTTGAGATTGGACAGCGGTACCGCACTTTCAGCATCGATTTCCAACGGAACTTGCCCAAG TACAGGAAGCAGCTCAACGACTTTCTCGATAGTCCTATCGGAAAGAGCTTCGCT ACGCTTTTCTTCATCTGGTTCGCGCTCTCTGGTTGGCTTTTTCGCATTCTCGTAATCGCAACATGGGTACTTCCATTTGCTGGGCCTCTTCTCATTGGAACATTGGCCAACTCCTTAGTCATCAAG GGATCCTGTCCGGCTTGCAAGATGCAATTTGCTGGCTACAAGAACCAAGTAATTCGATGTACAGGCTGTGGCAACATTGTGTGGCAACCTAAAGGTGGTAAAGGGGATTTCTTTTCAGGAggaggaggtggtggtggtggtagAACCAACCCCAAATCAGGACCTGACATTATTGATGTCGACTTTGAGGAGAAGTGA
- the LOC137832863 gene encoding phospholipase SGR2 isoform X1, translating to MAEGEELRPDLLKNTPSNIARLEDVIEHSKARQKYLAQTSSPSDGGDVRWYFCKIPLAPNELAASLPRTEIVGKSDYFRFGMRDSLAIEASFLQREEELLSGWWREYAECSEGPTERQSSGIKLDSGSFLERPQSSQLYEIEEERVGVPVKGGLYEVDLVARHCFPVYWNGENRRVLRGHWFARKGGLDWQPLREDVAEQLEIAYRSQVWHRRTFQPSGLFAARVDLQGSTQGLHALFTGEDNTWEAWLNIDASGFSSFVSFTGKGIKLRRGYSPSNSPKPTQQDELRQQKEEAMDDYCSQVPVRHLVFMVHGIGQRLEKSNLVDDVGNFRHITASLAEQHLTGHQRGTQRVLFIPCQWRKGLKLSGESAVEKITLDGVRGLRVTLSATVHDVLYYMSPIYCQDIIDSVSNQLNRLYLKFLKRNPGYDGKVSLYGHSLGSVLSYDILCHQDVLSSPFPMEWMYKEHDQNKKSLPEEEYNYVQNSPINQDDTFSMVSPSEENKSAQHTSPKMEAEYCEESSVIGPELSSVHEFSAEPSSLEPSNKGDVSEFLSDSNDADYEKMGALDKPESMNVGLPVDKEECKVTRNKDEVINKLREEIDSLKAELESRHSNNHTEEELHSVQKLPKQSPPIQDASKSYTPYIKYTKLQFKVDTFFAVGSPLGVFLALRNIRIGIGKGQEYWEQENIREEMPACRQLFNIFHPYDPVAYRIEPLVCKEHIGQRPVLIPYHRGGKRLHIGFQEFTEDLAVRSHAIKNYMKSARDKVITVCQSGKMENIEGESSEEEETSYGSFMMERLTGSKSGRIDHMLQDKTFEHPYLQAIGAHTNYWRDYDTALFILKHLYQDTPEDQDIIEDPDLSVISNMDKSKHESTSVGWYEPRDTIEEDLPLTFSDNVMVKSFSSKAKKVLQKHTAPNY from the exons ATGGCGGAAGGGGAAGAGCTTCGGCCGGACTTGCTGAAGAACACGCCTTCTAACATTGCGAGATTGGAGGACGTGATCGAACACTCCAAAGCAAGGCAGAAGTATTTGGCGCAGACGAGTAGCCCCTCTGATGGCGGTGATGTTAGGTGGTACTTTTGTAAGATCCCTCTGGCTCCCAACG AGTTGGCAGCTTCACTCCCGCGAACAGAGATTGTAGGCAAGAGTGACTATTTTCGTTTTGGCATGAGAGATTCTCTAGCCATTGAAGCATCTTTCTTGCAG AGAGAGGAAGAACTGCTTTCTGGTTGGTGGAGGGAGTATGCGGAATGCAGTGAAGGCCCAACAGAACGGCAAAGTTCCGGTATAAAGTTAGATTCTGGATCTTTTTTGGAACGTCCTCAATCATCTCAACTCTATGAAATAGAGGAGGAGAGGGTTGGTGTCCCTGTTAAGGGAGGACTGTATGAGGTAGACTTGGTTGCCAGACATTGTTTCCCTGTTTATTGGAATGGAGAAAACAGACGTGTCCTAAGAGGCCATTGGTTTGCGCGTAAAGGGGGCCTGGATTGGCAACCACTTCGTGAAGATGTTGCTGAACAACTAGAGATTGCTTATCGTAGTCAG gTTTGGCACCGAAGAACATTTCAACCATCAGGACTTTTTGCTGCCCGAGTTGATTTGCAAGGCTCCACTCAG GGCCTGCATGCCCTTTTCACAGGAGAAGACAACACCTGGGAGGCCTGGCTAAATATTGATGCTTCTGGCTTTTCTAGTTTTGTTAGTTTTACTGGAAAAGGAATCAAGCTTAGGCGTGGTTACTCTCCATCAAATTCTCCAAAACCAACCCag CAGGATGAACTAAGACAGCAAAAGGAGGAGGCTATGGATGATTATTGCTCCCAG GTCCCTGTTCGGCACTTGGTCTTTATGGTTCATGGTATTGGTCAAAGGTTGGAAAAATCCAATTTGGTTGATGATGTGGGCAATTTCCGGCATATTACAGCAAGTCTTGCAGAGCAGCACCTTACTGGTCATCAGCGTGGCACCCAAAGGGTCCTCTTTATCCCATGCCAG TGGAGAAAAGGTTTGAAGCTGAGTGGTGAATCTGCTGTTGAAAAAATAACATTGGATGGAGTGCGGGGATTGCGTGTCACATTGAGTGCAACTGTTCATGATGTGTTATACTACATGAGCCCAATTTACTGTCAAGACATAATTGACTCT GTATCCAACCAACTGAATCGATTATATTTGAAGTTTCTCAAAAGGAATCCTGGATACGATGGAAAG GTTTCATTATATGGTCATTCTCTGGGAAGTGTCCTTTCATATGATATCCTTTGCCATCAAGATGTTCTATCGTCCCCATTTCCAATGGAATGGATGTACAAGGAACatgatcaaaataaaaaatcactCCCTGAAGAGGAATATAATTATGTGCAGAACTCACCAATCAATCAGGATGACACATTTAGTATGGTGAGTCCCTCTGAAGAAAATAAGAGTGCACAACATACTAGTCCAAAAATGGAGGCAGAATATTGTGAGGAGTCCTCAGTTATAGGCCCTGAGTTATCAAGTGTACATGAATTTTCGGCAGAACCTAGCTCTCTGGAACCAAGTAACAAGGGAGACGTTTCTGAGTTTCTTTCTGATTCCAATGACGCGGATTATGAGAAAATGGGTGCATTGGATAAGCCTGAGAGCATGAATGTTGGGTTGCCAGTAGATAAGGAAGAATGTAAAGTTACAAGAAATAAAGATGAAGTAATAAACAAGCTCAGAGAGGAG ATTGATTCATTGAAAGCTGAACTGGAATCACGTCATAGCAATAATCATACCGAGGAAGAGTTACATTCTG TACAGAAGTTACCTAAACAGTCACCTCCCATACAAGATGCATCCAAAAGTTATACTCCATATATAAAGTACACCAAGCTTCAGTTCAAG GTCGATACATTCTTTGCTGTTGGATCTCCTCTTGGTGTATTTCTTGCACTTCGTAATATCCGCATAGGCATTG GTAAAGGACAAGAATATTGGGAGCAGGAGAATATAAGAGAAGAGATGCCAGCTTGTCGGCAGTTGTTCAACATTTTTCACCCCTATGATCCAGTAGCATACAG GATAGAGCCACTCGTCTGTAAAGAACACATCGGCCAACGACCAGTTTTGATTCCATATCACAGAGGAGGGAAAAGGTTGCACATTGGATTTCAG GAATTTACTGAAGACTTAGCAGTTCGAAGTCACgcaataaagaattatatgaaATCTGCAAGG GATAAGGTAATCACAGTGTGTCAGTCGGGGAAAATGGAGAACATAGAAG GGGAGAGTTCGGAAGAGGAAGAAACATCATATGGATCTTTCATGATGGAGAGGTTGACTGGAAGCAAGAGTGGTCGAATTGATCACATGCTTCAG GACAAGACCTTTGAGCATCCATATCTGCAAGCAATTGGAGCACATAC AAACTATTGGCGGGACTATGATACCGCACTTTTCATATTGAAACACCTGTATCAAGATACACCAGAAGATCAAGATATAATAGAAGATCCCGATTTGTCAGTCATATCTAACATGGACAAATCAAAACACGAGAGTACCTCTGTTGGCTGGTATGAACCAAGAGATACCATAGAGGAAGATCTTCCGTTGACATTCTCGGACAACGTTATGGTCAAAAGCTTCTCGAGCAAAGCTAAGAAGGTTCTGCAGAAGCACACTGCGCCTAATTACTAA
- the LOC137832919 gene encoding uncharacterized protein has translation MSCSSGKVLSVCASLSSPLPPSRTPNSTSNSLSFSSLSSFPSLPLTASRSSRNPPNPSLSQDSFIRAAYTRRSRGEAAKKPNRKSWKQRTDMYMRPFLLNVFFSKRFIHAKVVHRGTSKVICVATTNAKDLRNSLPSLIDHNACRVVGRLIAERSMEADVYAVAYEPRKDERIEGRLGIVLDTIKENGILFA, from the exons ATGAGTTGCTCTTCCGGAAAAGTATTATCAGTATGTGCATCACTCTCTTCTCCGCTGCCTCCGTCTCGCACGCCCAATTCCACTTCTAATTCCCTTTCATTCTCATCGCTTTCTTCATTTCCCTCATTACCTTTAACTGCATCTCGCTCCTCTAGAAACCCTCCCAATCCTTCACTCTCTCAG GATTCTTTCATTCGAGCTGCCTATACCCGAAGATCTCGTGGTGAAGCTGCAAAGAAGCCGAACAGGAAATCATGGAAGCAGAGGACAGATATGTACATGAGACCATTCTTGCTGAATGTTTTCTTCTCAAAAAGGTTTATTCATGCCAAAGTGGTACACCGTGGAACAAGCAAAGTCATATGTGTGGCTACCACAAACGCCAAGGATCTTCGAAACTCCCTTCCATCCTTGATTGATCACAACGCATGTAGAGTTGTTGGAAGGCTTATTGCTGAGCGATCAATGGAAGCTGATGTATACGCAGTGGCCTATGAACCAAGAAAGGATGAAAGAATTGAAGGTAGACTAGGGATCGTTCTTGATACTATTAAGGAAAACGGTATTCTTTTTGCTTGA
- the LOC137832863 gene encoding phospholipase SGR2 isoform X2, with product MAEGEELRPDLLKNTPSNIARLEDVIEHSKARQKYLAQTSSPSDGGDVRWYFCKIPLAPNELAASLPRTEIVGKSDYFRFGMRDSLAIEASFLQREEELLSGWWREYAECSEGPTERQSSGIKLDSGSFLERPQSSQLYEIEEERVGVPVKGGLYEVDLVARHCFPVYWNGENRRVLRGHWFARKGGLDWQPLREDVAEQLEIAYRSQVWHRRTFQPSGLFAARVDLQGSTQGLHALFTGEDNTWEAWLNIDASGFSSFVSFTGKGIKLRRGYSPSNSPKPTQDELRQQKEEAMDDYCSQVPVRHLVFMVHGIGQRLEKSNLVDDVGNFRHITASLAEQHLTGHQRGTQRVLFIPCQWRKGLKLSGESAVEKITLDGVRGLRVTLSATVHDVLYYMSPIYCQDIIDSVSNQLNRLYLKFLKRNPGYDGKVSLYGHSLGSVLSYDILCHQDVLSSPFPMEWMYKEHDQNKKSLPEEEYNYVQNSPINQDDTFSMVSPSEENKSAQHTSPKMEAEYCEESSVIGPELSSVHEFSAEPSSLEPSNKGDVSEFLSDSNDADYEKMGALDKPESMNVGLPVDKEECKVTRNKDEVINKLREEIDSLKAELESRHSNNHTEEELHSVQKLPKQSPPIQDASKSYTPYIKYTKLQFKVDTFFAVGSPLGVFLALRNIRIGIGKGQEYWEQENIREEMPACRQLFNIFHPYDPVAYRIEPLVCKEHIGQRPVLIPYHRGGKRLHIGFQEFTEDLAVRSHAIKNYMKSARDKVITVCQSGKMENIEGESSEEEETSYGSFMMERLTGSKSGRIDHMLQDKTFEHPYLQAIGAHTNYWRDYDTALFILKHLYQDTPEDQDIIEDPDLSVISNMDKSKHESTSVGWYEPRDTIEEDLPLTFSDNVMVKSFSSKAKKVLQKHTAPNY from the exons ATGGCGGAAGGGGAAGAGCTTCGGCCGGACTTGCTGAAGAACACGCCTTCTAACATTGCGAGATTGGAGGACGTGATCGAACACTCCAAAGCAAGGCAGAAGTATTTGGCGCAGACGAGTAGCCCCTCTGATGGCGGTGATGTTAGGTGGTACTTTTGTAAGATCCCTCTGGCTCCCAACG AGTTGGCAGCTTCACTCCCGCGAACAGAGATTGTAGGCAAGAGTGACTATTTTCGTTTTGGCATGAGAGATTCTCTAGCCATTGAAGCATCTTTCTTGCAG AGAGAGGAAGAACTGCTTTCTGGTTGGTGGAGGGAGTATGCGGAATGCAGTGAAGGCCCAACAGAACGGCAAAGTTCCGGTATAAAGTTAGATTCTGGATCTTTTTTGGAACGTCCTCAATCATCTCAACTCTATGAAATAGAGGAGGAGAGGGTTGGTGTCCCTGTTAAGGGAGGACTGTATGAGGTAGACTTGGTTGCCAGACATTGTTTCCCTGTTTATTGGAATGGAGAAAACAGACGTGTCCTAAGAGGCCATTGGTTTGCGCGTAAAGGGGGCCTGGATTGGCAACCACTTCGTGAAGATGTTGCTGAACAACTAGAGATTGCTTATCGTAGTCAG gTTTGGCACCGAAGAACATTTCAACCATCAGGACTTTTTGCTGCCCGAGTTGATTTGCAAGGCTCCACTCAG GGCCTGCATGCCCTTTTCACAGGAGAAGACAACACCTGGGAGGCCTGGCTAAATATTGATGCTTCTGGCTTTTCTAGTTTTGTTAGTTTTACTGGAAAAGGAATCAAGCTTAGGCGTGGTTACTCTCCATCAAATTCTCCAAAACCAACCCag GATGAACTAAGACAGCAAAAGGAGGAGGCTATGGATGATTATTGCTCCCAG GTCCCTGTTCGGCACTTGGTCTTTATGGTTCATGGTATTGGTCAAAGGTTGGAAAAATCCAATTTGGTTGATGATGTGGGCAATTTCCGGCATATTACAGCAAGTCTTGCAGAGCAGCACCTTACTGGTCATCAGCGTGGCACCCAAAGGGTCCTCTTTATCCCATGCCAG TGGAGAAAAGGTTTGAAGCTGAGTGGTGAATCTGCTGTTGAAAAAATAACATTGGATGGAGTGCGGGGATTGCGTGTCACATTGAGTGCAACTGTTCATGATGTGTTATACTACATGAGCCCAATTTACTGTCAAGACATAATTGACTCT GTATCCAACCAACTGAATCGATTATATTTGAAGTTTCTCAAAAGGAATCCTGGATACGATGGAAAG GTTTCATTATATGGTCATTCTCTGGGAAGTGTCCTTTCATATGATATCCTTTGCCATCAAGATGTTCTATCGTCCCCATTTCCAATGGAATGGATGTACAAGGAACatgatcaaaataaaaaatcactCCCTGAAGAGGAATATAATTATGTGCAGAACTCACCAATCAATCAGGATGACACATTTAGTATGGTGAGTCCCTCTGAAGAAAATAAGAGTGCACAACATACTAGTCCAAAAATGGAGGCAGAATATTGTGAGGAGTCCTCAGTTATAGGCCCTGAGTTATCAAGTGTACATGAATTTTCGGCAGAACCTAGCTCTCTGGAACCAAGTAACAAGGGAGACGTTTCTGAGTTTCTTTCTGATTCCAATGACGCGGATTATGAGAAAATGGGTGCATTGGATAAGCCTGAGAGCATGAATGTTGGGTTGCCAGTAGATAAGGAAGAATGTAAAGTTACAAGAAATAAAGATGAAGTAATAAACAAGCTCAGAGAGGAG ATTGATTCATTGAAAGCTGAACTGGAATCACGTCATAGCAATAATCATACCGAGGAAGAGTTACATTCTG TACAGAAGTTACCTAAACAGTCACCTCCCATACAAGATGCATCCAAAAGTTATACTCCATATATAAAGTACACCAAGCTTCAGTTCAAG GTCGATACATTCTTTGCTGTTGGATCTCCTCTTGGTGTATTTCTTGCACTTCGTAATATCCGCATAGGCATTG GTAAAGGACAAGAATATTGGGAGCAGGAGAATATAAGAGAAGAGATGCCAGCTTGTCGGCAGTTGTTCAACATTTTTCACCCCTATGATCCAGTAGCATACAG GATAGAGCCACTCGTCTGTAAAGAACACATCGGCCAACGACCAGTTTTGATTCCATATCACAGAGGAGGGAAAAGGTTGCACATTGGATTTCAG GAATTTACTGAAGACTTAGCAGTTCGAAGTCACgcaataaagaattatatgaaATCTGCAAGG GATAAGGTAATCACAGTGTGTCAGTCGGGGAAAATGGAGAACATAGAAG GGGAGAGTTCGGAAGAGGAAGAAACATCATATGGATCTTTCATGATGGAGAGGTTGACTGGAAGCAAGAGTGGTCGAATTGATCACATGCTTCAG GACAAGACCTTTGAGCATCCATATCTGCAAGCAATTGGAGCACATAC AAACTATTGGCGGGACTATGATACCGCACTTTTCATATTGAAACACCTGTATCAAGATACACCAGAAGATCAAGATATAATAGAAGATCCCGATTTGTCAGTCATATCTAACATGGACAAATCAAAACACGAGAGTACCTCTGTTGGCTGGTATGAACCAAGAGATACCATAGAGGAAGATCTTCCGTTGACATTCTCGGACAACGTTATGGTCAAAAGCTTCTCGAGCAAAGCTAAGAAGGTTCTGCAGAAGCACACTGCGCCTAATTACTAA